A genome region from Streptomyces antimycoticus includes the following:
- a CDS encoding FMN-binding protein: protein MRKAAVTTVSTVAGVILLLSLKPHQNPAPDMTASPPSSGTPGASPSPPPTGHRPTGGGASGTYTGSVISTSYGPVQVSVTLSHGRITAVRVLRTPSDRPRSQQIAADAVPRLTREALSAQSTHIDAVSGATYTSEGYTRSLQSALDRAGV, encoded by the coding sequence GCGGGAGTGATCCTGCTGCTGTCGCTCAAACCGCACCAGAACCCGGCCCCGGACATGACGGCATCGCCACCCTCCTCCGGGACACCGGGAGCGTCGCCGTCCCCCCCGCCGACTGGGCACAGGCCCACGGGTGGCGGCGCCTCCGGCACGTACACCGGCAGCGTGATCAGTACCTCGTACGGACCGGTCCAGGTGTCCGTCACGCTCTCCCACGGCAGGATCACCGCCGTCAGGGTGCTCCGGACACCGTCCGACCGCCCCCGCTCCCAGCAGATCGCCGCCGACGCCGTGCCCCGGCTGACGCGGGAGGCGCTGAGCGCCCAGAGCACGCACATCGACGCGGTCTCCGGTGCCACCTACACCAGCGAGGGGTACACCAGGTCCCTGCAGAGCGCGCTGGACAGAGCTGGTGTCTGA